From the genome of Uranotaenia lowii strain MFRU-FL chromosome 1, ASM2978415v1, whole genome shotgun sequence, one region includes:
- the LOC129739524 gene encoding uncharacterized protein K02A2.6-like — MALKSQYAKEIEKKLASGAYEKVDYSEWASPTHIVVKKNGSLRITGNYKPTVNPGMIIDEHPIPKIDTIFNCMKGANLFCHLDVTDAYTHLPIDAEFQHILTLNTPTHGLVRPTRAVYGAANIPAIWQRRMEAVFQGLANVINFFDDIIVFADGFENLLISLAAVFDRIKQHGLRLNRAKCVFAAPVLECLGHKIDADGLHKSDKHIVAIRDAPRPTTPDELQLFLGKATYYNSFIPNFSTRSRPLRDMMQKGDLKWTPEKCAAYEDIKSALVSPQVLMPYDPALPLILATDASKYGLGAVLSHRLENGLERPIAYASCAMSPTEQRYPQIDKEALAIVWAVKKFFHYLYARRFTLVTDHKPLTQILHPSKSLPTLCISRMANYADYMAHFNYEVVYKSTKENVNADYCSRFIPNRSADCVNKVSAPAALCEGRDSSEDDFDAFVLHQIAQLPVRADHIARETRKDPELGTIVQLLEAGTELARSGYKAPEVKFTLAAGCLLFEHRVVVPPVLRQSILKDLHTAHLGIVKMKGLARSFVYWPRIDADIEQTVKSCADCARQAHSPPKYSEHHWEYPKGPWERIHREPENGPRTNMCRIRVYYCLSV, encoded by the coding sequence ATGGCACTCAAGAGCCAGTACGCCAAAGAAATCGAAAAGAAACTAGCGTCAGGTGCCTACGAAAAGGTCGACTATTCGGAGTGGGCATCCCCGACCCACATCGTAGTCAAGAAGAATGGAAGCTTACGCATCACCGGAAACTACAAACCAACTGTAAATCCCGGGATGATCATCGACGAGCATCCGATCCCGAAGATTGATACGATCTTCAACTGTATGAAGGGAGCAAATTTGTTCTGCCACTTGGACGTGACGGACGCATACACCCACCTCCCAATCGACGCAGAGTTTCAACACATCCTGACATTGAACACTCCAACCCACGGTCTGGTACGGCCGACAAGAGCAGTGTACGGTGCAGCAAATATTCCGGCAATCTGGCAGCGCCGGATGGAAGCTGTGTTCCAAGGTCTCGCAAACGTCATCAACTTTTTCGATGACATCATAGTCTTCGCCGACGGATTCGAAAATTTGCTCATCTCCCTCGCAGCAGTTTTCGACAGAATCAAGCAACATGGTTTACGCCTGAATCGTGCCAAATGTGTTTTCGCCGCCCCGGTCTTGGAGTGCCTGGGCCACAAAATCGACGCCGATGGACTTCACAAGTCAGACAAACACATTGTGGCAATCCGAGATGCCCCTCGTCCCACCACCCCAGACGAGCTTCAGCTATTTTTGGGAAAAGCGACATATTACAATTCCTTTATTCCTAATTTCTCAACTCGGTCCCGTCCTCTAAGGGACATGATGCAGAAAGGTGATTTGAAGTGGACGCCAGAAAAATGTGCAGCCTACGAGGACATCAAATCAGCTCTGGTGTCACCGCAGGTGCTGATGCCATACGATCCAGCTCTTCCTTTGATCCTGGCCACTGATGCAAGCAAGTATGGCCTGGGAGCCGTTTTGTCGCACCGCCTGGAGAATGGACTCGAGCGACCAATAGCATATGCAAGCTGTGCCATGTCTCCCACCGAGCAGCGCTACCCACAGATAGACAAAGAAGCTCTTGCAATCGTGTGGGCCGTCAAGAAGTTTTTCCATTATCTGTACGCCCGTCGATTCACACTGGTTACAGACCACAAGCCGCTCACCCAAATCTTGCACCCAAGCAAATCACTACCAACGTTGTGCATCAGCAGAATGGCCAATTATGCAGACTACATGGCGCATTTCAACTACGAGGTTGTTTACAAATCAACGAAGGAGAACGTCAATGCCGATTATTGTTCTCGCTTCATCCCGAATCGATCAGCTGATTGTGTAAACAAGGTGAGTGCCCCAGCCGCCCTTTGTGAGGGAAGAGATAGTAGTGAAGACGACTTCGATGCATTCGTTTTGCACCAAATTGCACAACTACCAGTACGTGCCGACCACATAGCTCGAGAAACACGAAAGGATCCCGAACTAGGCACAATCGTACAACTCCTAGAAGCCGGCACAGAGTTGGCCCGTTCCGGTTACAAAGCTCCAGAGGTGAAATTTACACTTGCAGCTGGTTGCCTCTTATTCGAGCACAGAGTGGTGGTACCCCCAGTTCTACGTCAGTCCATCTTGAAAGATCTTCACACCGCACACCTTGGCATAGTGAAAATGAAAGGGCTGGCTCGCTCGTTTGTTTATTGGCCCCGAATCGACGCCGATATCGAGCAGACGGTGAAATCGTGTGCTGACTGTGCCCGTCAAGCGCACTCGCCGCCAAAGTATTCCGAACACCACTGGGAGTATCCCAAAGGCCCATGGGAGAGAATCCACAGAGAACCAGAGAACGGGCCCCGAACAAATATGTGTCGAATCcgtgt